A single genomic interval of Dysidea avara chromosome 8, odDysAvar1.4, whole genome shotgun sequence harbors:
- the LOC136264079 gene encoding uncharacterized protein translates to MEISNLVEATSASKTRLENISLPPKQKNRGRPKGAEKTVIGLPVAKKAMKKGPLPFLKKQRKDKERTTLEWFVDSDIAKGAINNGDLVNEEDVEVDLNKIAASCLDENVCLSQCKKYFSEDGWLVVESVVAVMRSNPTYNCGCCYRTIDDNCGCTIQCDSCLIWYHFTCLKIKSAPKTKF, encoded by the exons ATGGAAATAAGCAATCTAGTTGAAGCAACCAGTGCTAGTAAAACAA GGTTAGAGAACATATCACTTCCACCCAAGCAGAAAAATAGAGGTCGCCCAAAGGGGGCTGAGAAGACAGTGATAGGACTGCCTGTGGCTAAAAAAGCAATGAAGAAAGGTCCACTTCCATTCCTGAAGAAGCAACGGAAAGACAAAGAAAGAA CTACTTTGGAGTGGTTTGTTGACAGTGATATAGCTAAGGGGGCTATCAATAATGGTGACTTAGTCAATGAAGAAGATGTAGAAGTTGACCTTAACAAAATAGCAGCGTCATGTCTGGATGAAAATGTTTGTCTGAGCCAATGCAAAAAGTATTTTTCAGAAGATGGTTGGTTGGTGGTAGAGAGTGTTGTTGCAGTGATGAGATCCAACCCGACTTATAATTGCGGATGCTGCTACCGTACAATAGATGATAATTGTGGCTGTACCATCCAATGTGATAGCTGTTTAATATGGTACCACTTTACTTGCTTAAAGATAAAAAGTGCACCCAAAACCAAATTTTGA